One window from the genome of Microbulbifer pacificus encodes:
- the dnaG gene encoding DNA primase, whose protein sequence is MAGKIPQYFIDDLLARADIVPVVDSRVKLRKTGKNYSACCPFHDEKTPSFTVSPDKQFYYCFGCGASGNAVGFLMEYDRLPFPEAVEKLAASMGIDVPREQLAPGQIKRQQESQSLYQLTEKAAEYFREQLKDHKIAARAITYLKNRGLSGAVAKEFGIGLAPSGWDNLLNHLGTSSEKAEQLELAGLAIRRTDSDGNPGKSDPGKRHHYDRFRNRIMFPIRDQRGRSIAFGGRVLGDEKPKYLNSPETPIFHKGKELYGLWEARQANRELKRLIVVEGYMDVVALAQFGIRCAVATLGTACGEDHIQLAFRHTQELVFCFDGDQAGRTAARRALEAALPHMQDGRSLRFLLLPEGEDPDTLVRQIGGERFDQLIDDQGRPLEDFLFDLLGEGINIQTMDGRARLSKAAAPLLDLLPAGVYRQLMFQQLARRTGLERDMLEEIIAAEKARTARLSQDTLSPPPKPALAQPVTTPAPAQAPEYPGAGDYPTPPPDYDDSDEPLPYPDEEISQQTSARRRGGQYRLPAERMLIALLLHHPQLAQLIDDSARFTGSDDADLQLFGDILKVMHQNPALNSNQLFGRLMNLDSKEARELIPRLAMSHPIVGGAGQKLEYDPATEFRDCLQSLDLAAERQRKRSLVDQLKSGGNTLGAEQLALLAQFRRKSD, encoded by the coding sequence ATGGCAGGCAAGATCCCGCAGTACTTTATCGACGACCTGTTGGCCCGCGCCGACATAGTCCCGGTCGTCGACAGCCGGGTGAAGCTGCGCAAGACCGGAAAAAACTATTCCGCCTGCTGCCCATTCCACGATGAAAAAACCCCGTCATTTACGGTAAGCCCGGACAAGCAGTTCTACTACTGCTTTGGCTGCGGCGCCAGCGGCAATGCGGTCGGCTTCCTGATGGAATACGACCGCCTGCCGTTCCCGGAGGCAGTGGAAAAACTCGCCGCGAGCATGGGCATCGACGTGCCGCGGGAGCAGCTCGCCCCGGGCCAGATAAAACGCCAGCAGGAAAGCCAGAGCCTCTACCAGCTGACGGAAAAGGCCGCGGAGTATTTTCGCGAACAGTTGAAAGATCACAAGATCGCCGCCCGCGCCATCACCTACCTGAAAAACCGCGGCCTGTCCGGTGCCGTGGCCAAGGAGTTCGGTATCGGTCTCGCGCCCTCGGGCTGGGACAACCTGCTCAACCATCTCGGCACCAGTTCGGAAAAGGCCGAGCAGCTGGAACTGGCCGGCCTCGCCATTCGCCGCACCGACAGCGATGGCAATCCAGGAAAGAGCGACCCGGGCAAGCGCCACCACTACGACCGCTTCCGCAACCGCATTATGTTCCCCATCCGCGATCAGCGCGGGCGCTCCATTGCCTTTGGCGGACGGGTACTCGGGGACGAAAAGCCGAAGTACCTGAACTCCCCGGAAACCCCGATTTTCCACAAGGGCAAGGAACTGTACGGCTTGTGGGAAGCGCGCCAGGCCAACCGCGAACTGAAGCGGCTGATTGTGGTGGAAGGCTATATGGACGTGGTGGCACTGGCCCAGTTCGGCATCCGCTGCGCCGTCGCCACCCTCGGTACTGCCTGTGGCGAAGACCATATCCAGCTCGCCTTCCGCCACACCCAGGAACTGGTGTTCTGCTTCGACGGCGACCAGGCTGGGCGCACCGCAGCCCGTCGCGCACTGGAGGCCGCACTGCCCCATATGCAGGACGGGCGCAGCCTGCGCTTCCTGCTGCTGCCGGAAGGGGAAGATCCGGATACCCTGGTGCGCCAGATCGGCGGCGAGCGCTTCGACCAGCTGATCGACGACCAGGGTCGCCCACTGGAAGATTTCCTGTTCGACCTGCTGGGTGAGGGCATCAACATCCAGACCATGGACGGCCGTGCGCGCCTGTCCAAGGCCGCCGCTCCCCTGCTGGACCTGTTGCCCGCCGGCGTGTACCGCCAGCTGATGTTCCAGCAACTCGCCCGCCGCACCGGCCTTGAGCGGGACATGCTGGAAGAGATCATCGCCGCGGAGAAAGCCCGCACCGCCAGGCTCTCTCAGGACACGCTCTCGCCACCACCGAAACCGGCCCTCGCCCAACCCGTCACAACACCGGCACCCGCACAGGCGCCGGAATACCCAGGCGCAGGCGATTACCCCACCCCACCGCCGGACTACGACGACAGTGACGAACCGCTCCCCTATCCGGATGAAGAGATCTCACAACAGACCAGCGCAAGGCGCCGCGGCGGCCAGTACCGCCTGCCCGCCGAGCGCATGCTCATCGCCCTGCTGCTGCACCACCCGCAGCTGGCGCAGCTGATCGACGACAGCGCGCGCTTTACCGGCAGCGACGACGCCGATCTGCAACTGTTCGGTGACATTCTTAAAGTCATGCACCAGAACCCGGCACTCAACAGCAACCAGCTGTTCGGCCGCCTGATGAACCTGGACAGCAAGGAAGCCCGAGAACTGATCCCGCGGCTCGCCATGAGTCACCCTATCGTCGGTGGCGCCGGACAGAAACTGGAATACGACCCCGCAACCGAATTTCGCGACTGCCTGCAGAGCCTGGATCTGGCTGCGGAGCGGCAACGCAAGCGCAGCCTGGTGGACCAGCTGAAAAGCGGTGGCAACACCCTCGGCGCCGAACAGCTGGCGCTGCTGGCGCAATTCCGCCGTAAATCCGACTGA
- a CDS encoding GatB/YqeY domain-containing protein — MSTLKETLATATKDAMKAREKARLATLRLINAEIKRVEVDERIELDDARILAVLDKMTKQRRDSITQFEKAGRPELAEVEQQEIDVIQEFLPEQLSEAEIQEIVTTAVKETGASSMADMGKVMALVKPQVQGRADMGVVSKLVKSAF, encoded by the coding sequence ATGAGCACACTCAAGGAAACCCTGGCCACCGCCACCAAAGACGCCATGAAAGCCCGCGAGAAGGCGCGCCTGGCGACCCTGCGCCTGATCAATGCGGAGATCAAACGCGTGGAAGTGGACGAGCGTATCGAGCTGGATGACGCCCGCATCCTCGCCGTACTGGACAAGATGACCAAGCAGCGCCGCGACTCCATTACCCAGTTCGAGAAAGCCGGCCGCCCGGAGCTTGCCGAGGTGGAGCAGCAGGAAATCGACGTGATCCAGGAGTTCCTGCCGGAACAGCTGTCTGAAGCCGAGATTCAGGAAATCGTCACCACCGCGGTCAAAGAGACCGGTGCCAGCAGCATGGCAGACATGGGCAAGGTGATGGCTCTGGTGAAGCCGCAGGTGCAGGGCCGCGCCGATATGGGCGTCGTCAGCAAACTGGTTAAAAGCGCCTTCTAG
- the rpsU gene encoding 30S ribosomal protein S21, translating into MPSVRIKDNEPFDIALRRFKRSCEKAGVLSEVRRREFYEKPTSVRKRKAAAAVKRHAKKMQRENRKFQRLY; encoded by the coding sequence ATGCCCTCAGTACGCATCAAAGACAACGAGCCCTTTGACATCGCTCTGCGCCGCTTCAAGCGCTCTTGTGAAAAAGCCGGTGTACTCTCCGAAGTACGTCGTCGCGAGTTTTACGAAAAGCCCACTTCCGTTCGCAAGCGCAAGGCTGCCGCTGCTGTTAAGCGTCACGCCAAGAAAATGCAGCGCGAAAACCGCAAGTTCCAGCGTCTCTACTGA
- the tsaD gene encoding tRNA (adenosine(37)-N6)-threonylcarbamoyltransferase complex transferase subunit TsaD, with amino-acid sequence MRVLGIETSCDETGVALYDSEQGLLGHTLYSQVKLHADYGGVVPELASRDHVRKLLPLIREVMARSNTRPEEIDGIAYTAGPGLIGALMVGACAGRALAFGWNVPAVGVHHMEGHLLAPMLEENPPAFPFVALLVSGGHTQLVDVQGLGQYELLGESLDDAAGEAFDKAAKMLDLDYPGGPRLAALAEKGDPLRFTFPRPMTDRPGLDFSFSGLKTFTLTTVQQHALEDGLPDEQTCADIAAAFQEAVVDTLVIKCRRALKQAGRQTLVIAGGVSANKLLRQRLEARLAEDGCSVYYPRQEFCTDNGAMIAYAGCLRLQAGQRTGLDIDVRPRWPLTELTGALGAE; translated from the coding sequence GTGCGAGTACTCGGAATAGAAACTTCCTGTGACGAAACCGGCGTCGCCCTGTACGACAGTGAACAGGGGCTATTGGGTCACACCCTTTACAGTCAGGTAAAACTGCACGCGGACTACGGTGGTGTGGTGCCGGAACTTGCCAGTCGCGATCATGTGCGCAAATTGTTGCCGCTGATTCGCGAAGTGATGGCCCGGAGTAACACCCGTCCGGAAGAGATCGATGGCATCGCCTATACCGCGGGGCCCGGCCTTATCGGGGCTTTAATGGTGGGTGCCTGTGCCGGTCGCGCGCTGGCGTTTGGCTGGAATGTGCCGGCCGTCGGCGTGCACCATATGGAGGGGCATCTATTAGCCCCGATGCTGGAGGAGAACCCGCCCGCCTTCCCGTTTGTGGCCCTGCTGGTTTCCGGCGGTCATACCCAGCTGGTGGATGTGCAGGGGCTCGGTCAGTACGAACTGCTGGGCGAGTCTCTGGACGACGCGGCGGGCGAGGCCTTCGACAAGGCCGCCAAAATGCTTGACCTCGACTACCCCGGTGGCCCGCGCCTCGCCGCGCTCGCGGAGAAGGGGGATCCACTGCGTTTCACCTTTCCGCGCCCCATGACCGATCGACCGGGGCTGGATTTCAGCTTCTCCGGTCTCAAGACATTTACCCTCACCACGGTACAGCAGCACGCGCTGGAAGACGGTCTGCCGGATGAGCAGACCTGCGCGGATATCGCCGCCGCGTTTCAGGAGGCGGTAGTGGACACGCTGGTGATCAAATGTCGCCGGGCCCTCAAGCAGGCCGGGCGTCAGACTCTGGTGATTGCCGGTGGTGTTTCCGCCAATAAATTACTGCGCCAGCGCCTTGAGGCGCGTCTCGCCGAAGATGGCTGCAGCGTCTACTACCCGCGCCAGGAATTCTGCACCGACAACGGTGCCATGATCGCCTACGCCGGTTGTCTGCGTCTGCAGGCGGGGCAGCGTACCGGTCTCGATATCGACGTGCGCCCGCGCTGGCCATTGACCGAACTGACCGGCGCCCTCGGCGCGGAATAA
- the folB gene encoding dihydroneopterin aldolase gives MDIVYIRDLKVDTIIGIYDWEREVRQTVSLDLEMAFDIREAARTDNIEHTLNYKAVAKRLIAFIEGSEFLLVETMAEQAAEIVRKEFNVSWLRLRLSKPGAVRGARDVGVLIERGQKQAGEV, from the coding sequence TTGGACATCGTCTATATCCGCGACCTCAAAGTGGACACCATCATCGGTATCTACGACTGGGAGCGCGAAGTGCGCCAGACCGTAAGCCTGGATCTGGAAATGGCGTTCGATATTCGCGAAGCCGCGCGCACAGATAACATTGAGCACACGCTCAACTACAAGGCCGTGGCCAAGCGCCTGATCGCGTTTATCGAGGGCAGCGAATTTCTGCTGGTGGAAACCATGGCGGAGCAGGCGGCAGAGATTGTGCGCAAGGAATTCAACGTGAGCTGGCTGCGCCTTCGCCTGTCCAAGCCCGGTGCGGTGCGCGGTGCGCGCGATGTCGGGGTTCTCATTGAGCGAGGGCAAAAGCAGGCGGGGGAGGTCTGA
- the folK gene encoding 2-amino-4-hydroxy-6-hydroxymethyldihydropteridine diphosphokinase codes for MATVYLSLGSNINREKNLSAGLDALVEAFGDLRMSQVYESEAVGFDGDNFYNLVAAIETSLPVGELALLLRTIEDANGRLRSGPKFSARTLDIDILTYDDLAGEVDGIKLPRGEILKNAFVLLPLSELAPDLVHPLQGKSYQQLWDEYDQASQKLWPVEFDWPLA; via the coding sequence ATGGCAACGGTCTACCTGAGCCTCGGCAGCAATATTAATCGCGAGAAAAACCTGAGCGCGGGGCTGGATGCGCTGGTCGAGGCATTCGGCGATCTGCGCATGTCGCAGGTGTACGAGAGTGAGGCGGTGGGTTTTGATGGGGACAATTTTTACAATCTTGTCGCCGCCATTGAAACCAGTTTGCCTGTGGGCGAGCTTGCTCTGCTGCTGCGCACGATTGAAGACGCAAACGGTCGATTACGCAGCGGCCCCAAGTTCAGCGCGCGGACGCTGGATATCGATATTCTCACCTACGATGACCTCGCCGGTGAGGTGGATGGCATAAAGCTGCCGCGCGGGGAAATTCTCAAAAACGCGTTTGTTTTGTTGCCGCTGTCTGAGCTTGCTCCGGATCTTGTGCATCCGCTTCAGGGAAAGAGCTATCAGCAGTTGTGGGACGAATACGATCAGGCTTCGCAGAAACTGTGGCCGGTGGAGTTTGATTGGCCCTTGGCTTGA
- a CDS encoding NADH:flavin oxidoreductase yields the protein MSGTLDSLLRPLEHKSLKLRNRVVMAPMTRTASPGYVPNDQVAGYYRRRAEGEVGLIITEGTFVEPAANGYENVPAIYGDEALAGWRKVVADVHAAGGRIIPQLWHVGSVRKEGTGPDTSLPGFSPSGLFKPGKPSGQAMTREDIQNTIQAFANAAKAAKEVGFDGVELHGAHGYLIDQFFWEGTNQRSDEYGGSLEKRTRFAVEIIEAVRDAVGEDFAIVLRYSQWKQQDYDARLAHSPEELQRFLTPLVNAGVDVFHASTRRFWTPEFEGSDMNLAGWTKELTGKPVISVGSVGLDDDFIGGNNQGMGGTANPTGLDELARRMDNNEFDMIAVGRALLQDPNWLQKVKEGREEEIVPFTKEALASLS from the coding sequence ATGAGTGGCACCCTGGACAGTCTGTTACGTCCGCTTGAACACAAATCCCTGAAACTGCGCAACCGAGTAGTCATGGCTCCCATGACGCGTACCGCCTCCCCGGGCTACGTGCCCAATGACCAGGTTGCCGGCTACTATCGCCGCCGCGCCGAGGGCGAGGTTGGTCTGATCATTACCGAGGGCACATTTGTCGAGCCTGCAGCCAACGGTTACGAAAATGTACCGGCCATCTATGGCGATGAGGCACTGGCGGGCTGGAGAAAGGTTGTTGCCGACGTGCACGCAGCGGGAGGCCGGATCATTCCGCAGTTATGGCACGTGGGTTCGGTACGCAAGGAAGGCACCGGCCCGGATACATCGCTTCCAGGATTCTCTCCCTCTGGCCTGTTCAAGCCCGGCAAGCCCAGCGGCCAGGCCATGACCAGGGAGGATATCCAGAACACCATTCAGGCCTTTGCCAACGCTGCAAAAGCGGCCAAAGAGGTGGGCTTTGACGGTGTCGAACTACATGGCGCCCACGGCTACCTGATCGACCAATTCTTCTGGGAAGGCACCAATCAGCGCAGCGATGAGTACGGCGGCTCTCTGGAAAAGCGTACGCGTTTTGCCGTGGAAATTATTGAGGCCGTACGCGATGCCGTGGGCGAGGACTTTGCGATCGTGCTGCGCTACTCGCAGTGGAAGCAGCAGGACTACGACGCACGCCTGGCCCACTCCCCGGAGGAACTGCAGCGCTTTCTCACCCCGCTTGTAAATGCAGGCGTGGATGTTTTCCACGCGTCTACAAGACGCTTCTGGACGCCGGAATTCGAAGGTTCCGATATGAACCTGGCGGGCTGGACCAAAGAACTCACCGGTAAACCGGTCATTTCCGTCGGCAGTGTCGGCCTCGACGACGATTTTATCGGCGGCAATAACCAGGGCATGGGTGGCACCGCCAACCCCACCGGCCTCGACGAGCTGGCCCGCCGCATGGACAACAACGAGTTCGACATGATCGCCGTGGGACGCGCGCTTCTGCAGGACCCTAACTGGTTGCAGAAAGTCAAGGAAGGCCGGGAGGAAGAGATTGTGCCGTTTACCAAGGAGGCGCTGGCAAGCTTGAGCTAA
- a CDS encoding winged helix-turn-helix transcriptional regulator codes for MARKRFDDMACSVACALNEVGDWWSLLVIKQAMLGTRRFVDFQGELGIARNILCERLSRLVDNGVMVRVDVGEHGTRYEYRLTDKGRDLFPVVVALRQWSERWSGNKDDMQLVERDSGKPVAPVVVQGAQGSALSVRDVLFVGDAGPPLEK; via the coding sequence ATGGCACGAAAACGTTTTGATGATATGGCCTGTTCTGTGGCCTGCGCACTGAATGAAGTCGGTGACTGGTGGTCCCTGCTGGTAATCAAGCAGGCGATGCTGGGCACCCGACGTTTCGTGGATTTTCAGGGGGAGCTGGGGATCGCCAGAAACATCCTTTGTGAGCGTCTGTCCCGCCTGGTGGACAATGGCGTGATGGTGCGCGTGGATGTGGGCGAGCACGGTACCCGGTATGAATACCGACTGACCGACAAGGGGCGGGATCTGTTTCCTGTTGTCGTGGCGCTGCGCCAGTGGAGTGAACGCTGGAGTGGCAACAAGGACGATATGCAGCTGGTGGAGCGCGATAGTGGAAAGCCTGTTGCCCCTGTCGTGGTGCAGGGTGCCCAAGGCTCTGCTTTGAGCGTGCGGGATGTATTGTTTGTAGGTGACGCGGGGCCGCCCCTGGAAAAGTAG
- a CDS encoding phosphoribosyltransferase codes for MSEKQYISAQSLLDDSYSLALKVVESGFRPDYIVGVWRGGAPIGIAVQEMFDFLGFHADHIAIRTSSYAGVDQRQKDVKVHGLTYLIKQVESHEKMLIVDDVYDTGLSIQQAISDMRKACKKNTPEIRIACPYFKPSRNQTDFEPDYYLHETDKWLVFPHELKGLSMEEILENKEELRKHEERLRKLKNRD; via the coding sequence GTGAGCGAAAAGCAATACATTTCCGCCCAGTCTCTACTGGATGATTCCTACAGCCTGGCACTGAAAGTAGTGGAGAGCGGCTTCCGCCCCGACTACATCGTCGGAGTCTGGCGTGGCGGCGCCCCCATCGGTATCGCGGTGCAGGAGATGTTCGACTTCCTCGGCTTCCACGCCGACCACATCGCCATCCGCACATCGTCCTACGCGGGTGTGGACCAGCGTCAGAAAGACGTGAAAGTGCACGGTCTCACCTATCTGATCAAACAGGTGGAGTCCCATGAAAAAATGCTGATCGTAGACGACGTGTACGACACCGGCCTCAGCATCCAGCAGGCCATCAGCGATATGCGCAAGGCGTGCAAGAAAAACACCCCGGAAATCCGTATCGCCTGCCCCTACTTTAAACCCAGCCGCAACCAGACCGATTTCGAGCCGGACTACTACCTGCACGAAACCGACAAATGGCTGGTCTTCCCCCATGAACTGAAAGGTTTGAGCATGGAGGAAATTCTGGAAAACAAAGAAGAGCTGCGCAAACACGAAGAGCGGCTGCGCAAACTGAAGAACAGGGATTAA
- a CDS encoding pteridine reductase: protein MATALITGAAARLGRAIAEELHLDHRVIIHYRNSAQAARALVDELNDRRPDSAAAVHSDLKSAADCRQLADAALAHFGEVSALINNASAFFPTPIGSADEQQWDELMGSNLKAPFFLSQALAPALAKTRGCIVNLADIHAEKPMPAHTIYCAAKAGLVMLTKSLARELAPAVRVNAVAPGAILWPEQESEGYNKEQILARIPMQRSGDPSDIARTVRFLAADAPYITGQVIAVDGGRSLNI from the coding sequence ATGGCCACAGCCCTGATTACCGGCGCCGCCGCCCGCCTGGGGCGCGCGATCGCCGAAGAACTACATCTGGATCACCGGGTCATCATCCACTATCGCAACTCCGCGCAGGCGGCGCGGGCACTGGTTGACGAGTTGAACGATCGGCGCCCGGATTCCGCCGCCGCGGTACACAGCGATCTGAAATCCGCTGCGGATTGCCGACAGCTGGCGGACGCCGCGCTCGCTCATTTCGGCGAAGTTTCGGCACTGATCAATAACGCCTCCGCCTTCTTTCCCACCCCCATCGGCAGCGCGGATGAACAACAGTGGGACGAGCTGATGGGCAGCAACCTGAAAGCGCCGTTCTTTTTGAGTCAGGCTCTGGCGCCTGCGCTGGCCAAAACCCGCGGCTGCATCGTCAACCTGGCGGATATCCATGCCGAAAAGCCGATGCCCGCGCACACCATTTACTGCGCCGCCAAGGCCGGGCTGGTAATGCTGACCAAAAGCCTGGCGCGGGAGCTGGCACCGGCGGTGCGTGTCAATGCCGTCGCTCCCGGCGCGATTCTGTGGCCGGAACAGGAGAGTGAAGGCTATAACAAGGAGCAGATACTGGCGCGCATTCCCATGCAGCGCAGTGGTGACCCATCGGACATCGCCCGCACAGTGCGTTTTCTGGCAGCGGACGCCCCATATATTACTGGCCAGGTGATCGCCGTGGATGGCGGTCGCAGTCTGAATATCTGA
- a CDS encoding multifunctional CCA addition/repair protein has translation MKIYLVGGAVRDKLLQRPVSERDWVVVGATESAMLERGFRPVGKDFPVFLHPDSGEEYALARTERKSGHGYGGFTVYASPEVTLEQDLLRRDLTVNAMAETEDGQVIDPYNGRADIRARKLRHVSPAFSEDPLRILRVARFAARYAPLGFSVADETMTLMKGMVDAGEVEHLVPERVWKEVSRALIEPRPDIFIQVLRDCGALKVLLPEVDRLFGVPQPALHHPEIDTGDHILRALRQAPADLPVRFAVLVHDLGKGITPQHVLPSHRGHEAAGLPLVSDVCQRLRVPNPITALALGVCEYHLHCHKAFELRPQTILKLLRALDALRRPERFEQFLQSCEADARGRLGLEDREYPQVDYLRTAREAAAGVDPQSLIAQGFEGAELGKALDRARLNALTEFKKTYGSPGRS, from the coding sequence GTGAAAATCTATCTGGTGGGTGGCGCCGTGCGCGACAAGCTGCTTCAACGCCCGGTCAGCGAGCGGGACTGGGTCGTCGTCGGCGCCACAGAATCTGCAATGCTGGAACGCGGCTTCCGTCCGGTGGGTAAGGACTTCCCGGTTTTCCTGCACCCGGACAGTGGAGAGGAGTACGCGCTGGCCCGCACCGAGCGTAAAAGCGGCCACGGCTACGGCGGCTTTACCGTCTACGCCAGCCCGGAAGTCACTCTTGAGCAGGACCTGCTGCGCCGCGACCTCACCGTCAACGCCATGGCGGAAACCGAGGACGGCCAGGTCATAGACCCCTACAACGGCCGGGCGGATATCCGCGCGCGCAAACTGCGCCATGTTTCCCCCGCTTTCAGCGAAGATCCTCTGCGTATTCTGCGGGTAGCGCGTTTCGCCGCACGCTATGCCCCGCTGGGTTTTTCCGTAGCTGATGAAACTATGACGCTGATGAAGGGCATGGTGGATGCAGGGGAAGTCGAACATCTCGTGCCGGAGCGGGTATGGAAAGAAGTGAGCCGGGCGCTCATCGAACCGCGACCGGATATTTTCATTCAGGTCCTGCGGGACTGCGGTGCGCTCAAGGTGTTGCTACCGGAAGTCGACCGCTTGTTCGGCGTACCTCAGCCCGCATTACACCACCCGGAAATCGACACCGGCGATCACATACTGCGCGCCCTGCGCCAGGCGCCGGCGGATCTGCCGGTGCGCTTCGCGGTACTGGTCCACGATTTGGGCAAAGGTATTACCCCGCAACACGTACTGCCCAGTCATCGCGGCCACGAGGCCGCTGGCCTGCCGCTGGTAAGCGATGTGTGCCAGCGGCTGCGAGTGCCCAACCCGATCACCGCACTCGCGCTCGGGGTGTGCGAATATCATCTGCACTGCCATAAAGCATTTGAGCTGCGCCCACAGACCATCCTCAAACTGCTGCGCGCCCTCGACGCGCTGCGCAGACCGGAGCGTTTTGAACAGTTTCTGCAGAGCTGTGAAGCTGATGCCCGCGGTCGCCTGGGCCTGGAAGACCGCGAATACCCGCAGGTAGATTACCTGCGCACCGCCCGCGAGGCCGCCGCCGGCGTGGATCCGCAATCCCTGATTGCCCAGGGCTTTGAAGGTGCCGAACTGGGCAAGGCCCTGGATCGTGCGCGTCTGAACGCCCTCACTGAGTTCAAGAAAACCTATGGTTCGCCCGGTCGGTCCTGA
- a CDS encoding response regulator, whose protein sequence is MSEVHVLTTGEAARYCGVNFRTVIRWIERGQLKAYKLPGRGDHRICVEDFVGFLRDNAMPVPAELGSTRRKILLVASSPELSAGRQVLQQAGCEVDVAGDSFSAGALLATAKPTMLVLDTNLDGINGFQVLDTIRSRAEFSSVSVLLIAPQGETNQQRWLDAGADAVVAASCDRNELVGRVNLLLDA, encoded by the coding sequence ATGAGCGAAGTGCATGTTCTAACAACCGGAGAGGCTGCTCGGTACTGCGGAGTGAATTTCCGCACGGTCATCCGCTGGATTGAGCGCGGCCAACTGAAGGCGTACAAGCTTCCGGGGCGTGGCGACCATCGCATCTGCGTGGAAGACTTCGTGGGTTTCCTGCGCGATAACGCCATGCCGGTACCTGCGGAGCTCGGTAGTACCAGGCGCAAGATTCTGCTGGTTGCCAGCTCGCCGGAACTCTCCGCGGGTCGCCAGGTGCTGCAGCAGGCCGGGTGCGAAGTAGATGTTGCTGGCGACAGTTTCAGTGCCGGTGCACTGCTTGCCACCGCCAAGCCCACCATGCTGGTGCTCGACACCAATCTGGACGGGATAAATGGTTTTCAGGTGCTGGACACTATCCGCTCCCGCGCCGAATTCTCTTCCGTGAGTGTGTTGCTGATTGCGCCGCAGGGAGAAACCAACCAGCAGCGTTGGCTTGATGCCGGTGCCGATGCCGTGGTGGCGGCGAGCTGCGATCGCAATGAATTGGTTGGAAGGGTCAACCTCCTGCTGGATGCCTGA